Within the Rosa rugosa chromosome 2, drRosRugo1.1, whole genome shotgun sequence genome, the region CAGTAAACTCCAAATAACACCAAACGGAGGATGGACGGCGCCGTCAACGGCCGTTCACACCTATAAGAAGACTTGAAATTTGACGCGTGTGTGTTTATTGGAGATGCCACCCTCCTTTTCCTAAGTCCGAATACAACAACACAGCCAAGAAAAGAAAGCGAAGATTCCCACTTCCTCAATTTTTCAGAATCACAAACCAAGAAAGGAAGACAGACCCTTTTTCTTAGAGAAACTGCTGTTTGGAAGCTTTGGATTATCCGCAGCAACATGAACCAAAAGGCTAACGTTTCTAAAGAGCTTAATGCCAAGCACAGAAAggtctcttcttttctctcttttatttcacTTCCATCAGTTCATGTAATCTCAAGTTTTGCATAGCAGTTTGTATTAGGAGTTGCAAAGATTCGAGCTTTGTTTTCTCTTCCatctgggttttgttttttcaaGCTAGCCATGATTGATAGCTGTTTTGGGATTGTTGGGTTGGCTTCAAACTCTGTATATGTCAACTATGGTGTTCTAGTTTAGCTAAGGCACACTGTTTGGTTTtgttgacaattttttttttggtttggttgTAGCTGGAAGATtgttcttgtaattggaactgtATGCTTTAATGTTTACTGCCCTTTTGCATTGCTTTGTTGTTTTGGCTGAGCTTATCTGGGTTTTCATTGAAGATGCTAATCGGGTCTTCAAGAAGAAATCTTGGGTTCTTTGCATATTGGTCTAACGTTTAGTATGGGGAATTAGAATTTAGTAGTTTCTGATAGCCGTCGACCGGTATCTCAGGTGATCAGTATAATTGTTGGTTGACATTATTGACACAAACAGAACTGGTTTATCTGCACtacctaatattgttcatcttgTGTTGTATTCAGTTGTGTCATTGAAATTTCATGATGTGaacaaataatatataacaaaagtAGGTACAAGGTGTCATATTTTGTGAACTATTGATGATGCAAGCCTTGGTTAGTCAAGGTCCACAATGAGTTGTCAATTATTGAGAATATACTTATAACAAAACTAAATTTTGAACTAACACACAAATTATAGCTGTCTATTATGTGAGATGATTCAtatctttttgttgtttttatagTCTGAACACATAAGCATGTTTAGTCACTGTTTAGATTAAGCTAAGCAGGTGGTGTGTGGACTAGGTGTTTAGTTGGAGTTGGGGTTGGGGTAAATGGGGGTTACAATCATCATTCTTCTTCCCCTGGTAAATTTGCTATTCTACTTTTGAACCTAATTTTCTGTATACTGTGTTTCTTATCTGTCGTATTTTGTTTCCTTGGATGTAGATATTGGAAGGTCTTCTTAAACTGCCAGAGAACAGAGAATGTGCAGACTGCAAAACCATGTATGTATCATACATTGATATAGATAATAATTGTTCTGAAGGAGAAGTAACATAAAATTGAATAGCAATGATTTAAGGGAAAGAGACAGAGTCATGTAAACTCTTTTGGGTTTAGTGCTTATTTCAGTGGTGGATTATTTTGTCATGCATCTTATATGTCTGGTTGATTTGTAATGGTGCCTTTTCTGTACAGAGCTCCACGATGGGCTAGTGTCAATCTCGGGATCTTTATATGCATGCAGTGTTCTGGGGCCCATAGAAGTCTTGGGGTACACATATCAAAGGTGGCATACGTTTTTCCTATTTATATTTGGAACTTCATTGCATATCCACGTTTTTCCTCTAGCTGTGCTATATGCTCTGTataattattatgattttgatGTTGATGCAGGTGAGATCTGCCACTTTGGACACATGGCTTCCAGAGCAGATTGCATTTATCCAATGTAAGTATAAATGTTATTCCATGGGCTCTTTAGTCTGATGGAAATCGAGTTTAAAATTGTTATGCAATTACTGAAGAGTTATTTTGGTTCCTTGTTGCTACTAGCGATGGGAAATGAGAAATCGAACAGTTACTGGGAAGCAGAGTTGCCTCCTAATTATGACAGAGTTGGAATCGAGAATTTCATCCGTGCAAAGTATGACTTCATTGGTTTTTGGTTTACAGTACTGGTATTTTGTGTTATGTAATACTAGTTATTCATTATGGTTCATATTCTGGGCTTAGGTGTTTGGGTGCTCATGTTATCCATTAGGTATGAATCGAAAAAATGGGTTCCCAGGGATGACAAACTAAAATCACCTCCCAGGGTGACTACGCAGAAAACTTCTGTTTATGGAGCAAGGCCTGAAATTAGAAGCAAGCATGGCGATGTCAGAAATATTGAACAGTCTTATGAGCAGAAAGTTGCTCATCCACCTGGTAGAATAAACAGGATACCACAGCAGGTGCGTATTATTGTTCATTTGCCCATTTGTCGATTAAAAACTGATTATTCCAGTGCTTCTTGTCTTAATATGATTTATGGTCTTAATGGACAGGTTAGTGATGATTTGAAACCAAAAAACATTGAAAAGAAATCACCAGAAGCTAGTCAAAAACCACAAGAACTTGAGCAGAAAACAGAACCAGTAGCTCCAAAACCTGAACCAGCAAGTCATAGAGCTAGTGCTACTCCAATTTCCGCACCAGTTAAAGTGGACTATGCTACTGATTTGTTCAATATGCTCTCCATGGAGGAATCAAGAGGAAGTGACTCCGTGACATTTGCCAATAACATTACATTGCCTACTATGCATTGTATGTTCCTTTATCATATGCAACTGTTGCTTTATTAATTTTGTCTTCCCAAAAGAGAAATCTTCGGATCAGTAATTACTTATTAAATTGGCTCATGAGATTGACCTTGAATCTCCTTAACCTGCAGCTGCTGAAACAAAACTGgcagaagagaaaaacaatgCACCAAAATCATCTGAAAGCAAGGTGCAATCAAAATATGGTATTGAGGATTTGTTTATAGATACTCCATCAATCACTCAAACCTTTTCAGTGAAACCTCAGACTGATGTCAAGAATGACATTATAAACTTATTTGAGAAGGTATATGTGCTGcatatttctcttttttttttttccttttccttttttggtcAGGCTGCAAATTATGATGAGGTATATAACATTAGCATAGTCCATGTCCTCTAACCAATTTATTAATGGATTTTGCGCAGTCAAGTATAGTTTCTCCATTCTCGATGCATCAACAACAACAAGCAATGCTCTCCCAACAACATTCATTACTAATGGCTGCTGCGCCAAATTCTAGCGGATCCCATTCCTTTTCTTCAAGTTTACAACCTGCCTCCCAAGCTATTCACTTGCCCACACAAAATGGGCGAAGCGTTGGCCAACAAGTTCCTGGCAACCCAACGCCGCCTAATCTACAATATTATAGTCAGGTGGTACTCATGAAAGAGCTTGCTTACAACTAGTGTTTTCTGTCTGATATCTTATCTCTTATGTTGTTTTCTTGCTGCCAGATTGGGAATGGTTATCATGCACGTCCAATAGGCAATGCAGTTTCTTACTCGACATCAAGGTACACATTATTAAAAGTAGCTGGTGTGCATGCTTGAAAGAATTGTTTGTCTTTTCATGAGACCTAGTTAATCAATGATTCATATTGTGTATGAGATCTTTCATGAAAATAAAAGCAAAAGACATCAACCATTTGAATCTGTTGTCGACATTTCTGTTGCAGCATGTATACGATGAGGCCGGTAGCTCCAATCAACGGTGTCAGAAGCATCGGAGGAAGCAGAGTTTCAACACCACCGCCAAAATCTTCTGTCACTCCAActccttcaggaagggactttGATTTTTCATCGTTAACTCAAGGATTGTTTACTAAACGATGACAAGTTAATCGTTTGTGGGTGAAATGACCAAATATGGGAGCATTTTATAGTTGATTACTCATTCATAGTTGATTCCTTAATCTTTATTCATTAAGATGGTGACTTCAATTGTATCAGCAGACAGCAGGCCTTGTCTTCAATAAAGTTAGGTTCATATTTCTTGGCCTCAATCTCTATTGCTTGTTATTTTTCATGAAAATAGAAATCAAAAGATATTGGGCCGTTGGCTAAAAGAAGAAATTGAGATAGGCTCATGTCATAATTCAGAATTTCAGATTATAAACTTTGGGCCCGTCAAGTAGAGTACATGTTCAAAATTATATTCTATTAATAGTGAGATTATGGTATCTTAAAAAATGGGGTGTGAAAAGGGAGTGTAGTTTGCAATTTTGGGAGTGTAAATTTCACCTCCTTAAGAAATAAGGGCTTTGACATGGTTTTACACTTTAGAAGTGTTATGGGGGCACTCGTGGCAATGACATGGCACGTCAAAACATGCCAAAGCCAAACCTTCTCAACATCATTTTATGTTAACTAATTTTGTGCTCTAATCTCACAATTGGTAGAACATGATTGCTAAGAGATACTCCAAATGACAaatttcaaaaatctcaacatgaTTTCTAGAATTACTTAAAAATTATGATTTGAGGGTGAGAAAACAAAAACACGCGATTTTTGCCAAAAATCGTGTGTGCACAGTTTTGGGCAGAAAATCATGTTTCAGACATACATTTTCAACACAATTTTTTATTGAATGCTTTTTTGCTCTAACTTCACTATTGGTAGAACATGATTTTTGGGATCTCCTTCATGTGATGGACTTTAAAAATCTTGACCCAATTTTTTATTACACTTTTCTCAGTTTTATGACTTTGGAAAATTGTATAAAGAAAATCAAGTCAAGATTTTTGAGTTCTATTAGTTCTAGAATTGCTTAACAATTATTATTTGTGGGTGGGAAGATTTTGgtgcaaaattcaaaacatgtgATTTTTGCTCCAAAAATCGTTCCACAGTTTTGGGCAGAAAATGAAttttcagataaaaaaaaaatttgaaagaaaatttatgAGTTGGTTGCCATAGGGGTATTCGACATCTTTCGGTGAGTGCAGCGTCGCTTCAATGTACAGAATTAACGCCATCTATCTGTGTACTAATAATAAATATTGTTTACTTTGGACATCGTTGGGCATACTTATTACAGACCTTAACTCAAATTTTGGGTTAAAGCCCACCAGGGTATATTTAAAAAATTAGAGAATATACTCATTCAACCGTGAAGATTCAATCGAAAAAACACTATGAAGATTCGTTCCGTATTGACGGAATTTACAAATGGCAAACACCAAAGGATTGGACGGTGCTTAACTGTAACGACTTTGATTTAGAAAAAGTCGGAAAAAAACCGTTATCTAATATCATAGTACCAATCCCAGCATGGCCTTCTTTGTGGACTTTTCCATCTGACCACCGCCCAATATCGATCGGTTTGGGTATTAAGGAGTGGAATTAAGATTTGCACTTTAGCAACAAATGGTAATACTTTTCCATTTGTTTTGGTAAACAAACAAATTGAgtgggttttgttgtttgctTAACAAGAAGAGCAACTGACAATTCTGACAGTACGTGGAGTATATTCTCCAATGAGGCTGTGACCTATTGCCATGTAAGAGTCGGCCAGGTTTTAATTTCCCGGAAAGTGCAGTAGCTTAGAAATTAAGCAGTCGAAACCATCTCTATCAACGGATTTTATCTGTAGGTATTATCCTTACTTTCATTATATATTGCAATTGATTTTTGTGACCCATGCAATGCACTTTTTCCAGACAAAGGGTGAAAGACCTGAAGTCTACTCTGTTGAAACTATGTACGCGTTCAGAATGGGTAGGTATGTGCTTGTAATATACAGTAGGATATAACTATCAATGGACGTTCCTTAACTTCGGGTCCATGTCTTATCTATTATTTATGTTTCTATctattatgttcatatataGTTGGGAGTTGGATGAGGTTTAGTTACAACCAAGAGAAAAAGATGGCATCTAGTTGATATACAATTCGGTGTGGTACACATTGAGTGaggattttaaatttttatggTAATTTAATGCAAAAGTGGATGTAAGAGTAAGCTTGCACACCTCAAGTTAGATAAGACttaactaaaagaaaaaataacacATATCTAACTCAATCTAAGAATGTAGCAAAGGAAAATAAACATTAGAATTCAACCATCACACCGTGTTACAATAATATATCTATATAGTGTAAGGTTAAAACTTCAACTAATTTAGACATTTTTTATTACCTATGTCTCTGCTTAGATGATCATATATGTGTATAGAGCGGTAAGCGGTTGTTTTCTTGATATGCAGATTGTGACAAATTCAGGTTCACGTAGGCACAAAACTGATCGACCAGAAGCTAAAACTAGCTTCACCTGAAACTAATGCATCATTGATTCTCATCCCTGTCAGTATCTCTTTATATGCAAACGCTAGCTAGCAGCTAATTTATTTGACAAGCTATCCAACTGCCGTATTTAATACTTCGATTAATCTCCACGAACTATAGATTGCCATTTCATGTATTCGACTAGACGTTTGCCCCATTTGTTACTCTAGCTATGAATCTATAATAATCTGTATCTATATGGAATTACATATCCAATTCCATGGTGGTCGGTTGGCTCTAGAAGCAGCAAGCCTAACCATGCATGCATGAACCCTATCTCTCCCAACAGTAAACGACAGCTATACCCTTAATTTATATGCAATCCAGCTAGTATCCATTCTTTTCTACCCTAATATATACCACAACTATAAGGACTGGTCGTTTGCTCTCGCTATCAAAGTGTTAAATAGGTCAAAACCCTAAATGTGTGGCATAATCACACATCTTATCCATACTTGCACTCATATATTTTTGCCACCTACGTAACTATATGCGTTCTGTAACTTAATCAACATTTCCTTGGACTCTTTCAAGTTTTGGGGTTTTGGCTTATCTTCCCTGTTAGCTAAATTTAATGTTTTTAATTGATGTGGTGAGTTAATCTGACACATTGCGGTGATTCTGCACACTAAACTAATAATAATTTTTCGTGGAGAGATAATCAGTAAATATATATAGCTGGGCTAGGCACCCAAATTCcaagtaataatatatatataacttttctTGGCTAAGGATAGTTAACCTTAACTTAGccttaggaacggatttccaatttttgtccacttttcgatcacatattcacatcttaaccgttcagttcttaggtcctaatgtatatatcatctctgcaaaatttcagccaaattgatgatcgttaaggcatcaaaaactgcaatttacatgaacgaaccgaatctgtcgaaccggaaccgttcgtgtatattgttgtaatttgctgttttgaatgccttaacggtcatcaatttggctgaaattttgtagagatgatatatacattaggacctaaaaactgaacggttaagatgtgaatatgtgatcgaaaagttagcaaaaactggaaatccgttcctaatGCTAAgttaaggacatccttagccatgaagggctgtatatatatatatatatatatagctagggCATACGCAATTTCACTGTTTAATGAGCACGGGCATACGCAATTTTACTGTTTAATGAGCATGTATCAGTAGTAGATTAGTCAAATATTATTTGGTGCTCGTGAAAGCCCAAGTACTTTGTTCTCTTCGATTGGCCGAAATGGATATATGTCCTGATCTTTCATTACAAATAAGACAGCGAGAGTCGTCAATTCGTTTATCAATTTACGTCCGTACAGGTCTTAATTAGCTGTGTATTGCAACCAACTAGCTAGTACTGTCCTGCTTTCAAACTAATTACGTGATATGAAATAGGGTAAGGTTTGTTAAATTTCAGTGGACATAATTATTGTTTAGCTGTGTATTGCAATCAACTAGTAGTTTGTTAAATTTCAGTGGACATAATTATTGTTTAGCTGTTTATTGCAATCAACTAGTACTGTCCTGCTTTCAAACTAATTACATTATATGAAATAGGGTAAGGTTTGTTAAATTTCAGTCAGTCGACATAATAATTGTTTagcttctcaaaaaaaaaaaaaaaaacataataattgTTTAGTTGACTTATCGGCTTATCTTGCAGCATATCATTCTAAGTTTCTAACGGTGGTTTTAACCCTTTGAACAATGAGGCTACTATATGAAGTTCGCCTCAGGCCAGCTATGTGGTGTGGTCTAtagtgatcgaaaagtgagcaCGGATGATCACGCGATTCatttaagaaaaatattacagACGGTACCAAACGGTAGATGACGATATTATATAGGTGTAAttatcaggaaaaaaaaaattaaacatcaTTTTGTCCGAATAATGGCACTGCTACAATCATCATTTTCGGTTCAAGGCAATTCGTTTTTAGCGTAAATTGTGCTCCTATATTTGCACCTATCATATATACGAGTACCTTATTCACTATTTCAGTACGTACTGTTTGATCACATTGCAATGGAGTCTCTACAGTTGGCCAATCTTAGCTATGAAAGACTAAGTACTTCGTTCTGTTTAACGGACCAACACGGCATATGTCTGGATCATTTAGGGTTGTTAAGCTACAGTCCATTAATTGAAATAATTGAAAGAAGAATCGCTTAGGGTTGTTATTCACTATTTCAGTACTGTTTGATCACATTGCAATGGAGTacgtctctatatatatatacttggcCAATCTTAGTTATGAAAGAATAAGTTCTTCGTTCTGTTTAACGGACCAGCACGGCATATGTCTGGATCATTTAGAGTTGGTAAGCTACAGACCATTAACTGCAGTCTTTTTCCAATTAATTGCAGCTTAAATTTGAATTGGTCCATAATATAATTGCGATAGCAGCTGCTCAAATCACACTCTGAAAACACCATACGCAAGGCTGGAATGAATTAGTATTACATATAAATTTGGATTGATAGTTATCACTTCTTATCAGTATGCTGCCTAAAATCGATCATGTCTGTTCTCAAATCCCTTTGGTGAATGTGGACCTGCAAGTTCATATTTGAAATTAAAAATGGGAAATAGAAAGAACCCGAGAGAAAAATAACGAAAAGaacgaaaggaaaagaaatgagAGCCATTCATGTTAAGTTGTTTACTAATTATACGGAGTCAGAAGATTCACATCGATCGAGTTATTTACTAAGGAAAAAGAGTTGTTCCATTAAACTAGTTGAGTTACTAAAATCACCATGTACAAATATTTTGGAAAAAGTAATGTAATAACACTATGGtataaggtttagggtttaggtgttgttaattagaaccattcatttgtttgattcaattagataactaaacga harbors:
- the LOC133733427 gene encoding ADP-ribosylation factor GTPase-activating protein AGD5-like isoform X2; its protein translation is MNQKANVSKELNAKHRKILEGLLKLPENRECADCKTIAPRWASVNLGIFICMQCSGAHRSLGVHISKVRSATLDTWLPEQIAFIQSMGNEKSNSYWEAELPPNYDRVGIENFIRAKYESKKWVPRDDKLKSPPRVTTQKTSVYGARPEIRSKHGDVRNIEQSYEQKVAHPPGRINRIPQQVSDDLKPKNIEKKSPEASQKPQELEQKTEPVAPKPEPASHRASATPISAPVKVDYATDLFNMLSMEESRGSDSVTFANNITLPTMHSAETKLAEEKNNAPKSSESKVQSKYGIEDLFIDTPSITQTFSVKPQTDVKNDIINLFEKSSIVSPFSMHQQQQAMLSQQHSLLMAAAPNSSGSHSFSSSLQPASQAIHLPTQNGRSVGQQVPGNPTPPNLQYYSQIGNGYHARPIGNAVSYSTSSMYTMRPVAPINGVRSIGGSRVSTPPPKSSVTPTPSGRDFDFSSLTQGLFTKR
- the LOC133733427 gene encoding ADP-ribosylation factor GTPase-activating protein AGD5-like isoform X1, with protein sequence MNQKANVSKELNAKHRKILEGLLKLPENRECADCKTIAPRWASVNLGIFICMQCSGAHRSLGVHISKVRSATLDTWLPEQIAFIQSMGNEKSNSYWEAELPPNYDRVGIENFIRAKYESKKWVPRDDKLKSPPRVTTQKTSVYGARPEIRSKHGDVRNIEQSYEQKVAHPPGRINRIPQQVRIIVHLPICRLKTDYSSASCLNMIYGLNGQVSDDLKPKNIEKKSPEASQKPQELEQKTEPVAPKPEPASHRASATPISAPVKVDYATDLFNMLSMEESRGSDSVTFANNITLPTMHSAETKLAEEKNNAPKSSESKVQSKYGIEDLFIDTPSITQTFSVKPQTDVKNDIINLFEKSSIVSPFSMHQQQQAMLSQQHSLLMAAAPNSSGSHSFSSSLQPASQAIHLPTQNGRSVGQQVPGNPTPPNLQYYSQIGNGYHARPIGNAVSYSTSSMYTMRPVAPINGVRSIGGSRVSTPPPKSSVTPTPSGRDFDFSSLTQGLFTKR